TCGTTAATAACTTTTCAAAAGATAAAAAAATAACATTAATTTTTGATGTGGCCTATAATGATTTTGGTGAAGATCCATCTCGTCCTTATCGTTTTGCTGATAAATTCAACGAAAATGTTCAAATCTACTATACTTTCTCAGCTTCTAAAACATTTGGAATTTATTCTTTAAGAACTGGCTGTTTATTATTTAAGAAAAATGAAAATTTACTTAAATCTTTCAATAAAATCGCCCGTTCTACTTACTCTTGTCCTCCGACAATTGGAAATGAAATCATCTATGAAATCTCTTCAAATCCTGAATTATTGAATAAATTTAAGCAAGAATTAAAAAATAGTCGTTCAATTCTTGTAAAAAGAGGTGAGATTGCCATAAAAACTCTAGATGAATTAAAGATTTCTCATCTTCCTTATCATTTTGGTTTTTACATAAGCTTATATATAGAAAAAAATGCTTATGATGTGTGCGATGAATTAGAGAGCAAAAACTGTTTCCTTGTACCGATGGATGAGCATCATATACGTGTTGCAATCTGCTCTTTACCTACAAATAAAATCGAACCAGCTTTAAAGCTTTTGAAAGAGGTCTTAAATGAAAAATAAGTTTCATATCTACAACGCTGAAAATATTTTATTAATTGAAAAAGATAACCTAATTCAACTTTCTCATTTTAAAATGTTGATTAAAGATTTCATTCAAGATTTAGATAAAGATTCTTTATTTGGTCTTGAACTGAATGATCTTTGTTTAAAATATCATAAAGAATCATTTGATCTTATCTATTCTATATTTTTGAATTTATACTATTATCCTTACGAAAAATTAAATAAAGTTTTTCCGGGAATCGATGAGCATAAAGAATTTTTATTAAATTTAACCGATACATTCTATGATTATTATCGTACATCAATTCGTTTCATGTTAGCGGATAAAAAAATATTTTCACCAAATAGAACTGTAACAGTTTTAAATCATTTTTCAAATATAGTCATAAGTTTCTATAGACAAATATATGAAAATATAATCTCTAGCGATCAAAGAATTTATCGTCAATTAGCCTCAGGTTTAAATGGTGCTTTTATTTTTGAGCACATAAAAATTAAAAATTTACCTGAAGAATTATCTTTTTTATCTAATATAAGACCAATAACTTCAATTATCGTTCAACCACCTTTCCTCGTCAATACGACATCTAACAAAAGAGAAGGTACTTTTTTTGAAGATAATACCCCTATCACTAAAAAGGATATGGACTTAAAACATTTCTATTTACTTCCTTTAAAAATTAGAGATGTTTTAGCTTATGCTTATGTACATGAAAAATTCATCAGTTCTATTCCTGGTCTTGGTACCTTGTTCAGAATTGCTGATGGCAGTTTTCTAAAAAATAATAAACCAAAAATTATCTTTTTGGCCGGTGTTAATAATGCAACAAAACCATATTATTACCAAACAAATGACAAAACTTTTATTGGTGTTTTACCTGCTCTTGATAAATACGATTATTTCGGCTATTTCAAAAAGATGCTTTTAACATTATTCAATTTAACGATGATCAACAACAATGTCCTCCCAATTCATGGTGCTGGACTAAGCATCCACCTCAGAAATGGCATTACAAAAAACGTTGTTATACTCGGTGACTCTGGGGCAGGAAAAAGCGAAACTATTGAAGCGATGAAACATTTAAATGATCATCTTATTGCCGATATAACAACAATATATGATGATATGGGATCTTTTATAAAAGAAAATGGAAATATTTATACCAAAGGTACAGAAATTGGTGCTTTTGTTAGACTTGATGATCTTGATAAAGCCTATTCACTTTTATCTGTTGATCGTGCCATTTTTTACAACCCTGAAAAAACTAACTCTCGTGTTGTCGTTCCAATTTCAAGCTTTACAACTACAATAACTCCTTTTAAAGTCGATCTTTTTCTCTATGCTAACAATTATGAAACTTCCCCTACAGGTATAAAAATTATTTCTAATAAAGATGAAGCTAAAAAAGTCTTTATTTCAGGCCAAAGATATGCGATGAAAACCACATCGGAAAAAGGATTAGTTCAAACCTTTTTTGCTAATCCTTTTGGTCCAATGCAAGAAAAAGAAAAAACTCAAAAGATTATCGATGATGTTTTCGATACATTATATGAAAACAAAATTCCTGTCGGTGTACTTTATACCAATCTTTCAAACGATAACGACGAAAGTATTATTAAAGCCGCTAAAGGATTATTGAGCTTAATTGAAAACTAATTTATTAATCCATAAAAAGCATTAACAACTCTATGTCTGGAACGATAATAATTTGACCTTGTATAATATTGTTTCCACCAATCTGATTCATTAGGTCTAATGAACACTTCTTTCAATAATCTTCTATCTTCAACCGATAAAATACTGACAGAATATATAGCGTTGAGAACATTAAGTCTTGCTATCGATGGAAACGTATTCTTTTTAAGTAAATTAATTTCATCTGGTTTTAAATCTTTTAAAAAATCATGAAACAATAAACTATTAGCATCTTCACCGGATAGTATCAATTCTCTAATCGATTGATTATATTCATAAAAATATTGCTTTATCCTTTCCTCTTTTTTCTTATAATTTTCTAAATTTTCTGACATTTTTTATTCCTCCTACTTTATATAAGCATTATTTTTTTCTTTATTTCACTTATTTTTTTCATTTCTTTAACTAAATTAAAAAAATATTTCCTTTTTTCACATTTATTAAATTAAATCAAATATAAATTGCATATTATTATAAAAGAATATAAAATTTAATCAGGAGGTAAAAATGGGATTAAGAGAAATATTCATAACATGTTATGCAGTTATTTTTATAATCGCTTTATTAATTGAACTCTTTACTAATGAGATGGTTAGTATATGGTTCGCTATCGGTGCTGTTTTCGCTATAATCTTTGCGTGCATCATGCCGATTCCAGTTTGGATTTCTATTATAGCTTTTGTTTTTTTCAGCGGTATTACTCTTTTAGTCTTTTGCTTATTCTTTCGAAAAAAATTTTTTCAAAAGAAAAAAATTCATACAAATGCTGATTCTTTAATAGGTAAAGAATTTGTTCTTCTAGAAAATACAATCAACAAAAAAAGTACTATAAAAGTTAATGATGTTATTTGGAATTGCGAATGTGAAGAAGATTTACCTGCCGGAACTACTGTAATTATTTTAAAAATTGTCGGAAATCATTTTATTGTAAAAGAAAAGGAGAAAAAATAATGGATGGATTTTTAATTTTTATAATTGTCATTGTCTGTATAATTGCAATTGTTGCAATTATTGCCCTAATTACTTCTGTTAAAATTATCAATCAAAGTACCACTGCTATCGTTCAACGTTTAGGTCGTTATCATCGCACATTAGAAGCTGGACCACACATGATTGTTCCATTTATCGATCGTGTTTATAAAAAGATTAGCTTGAAAGAACAAGTTGCAGATTTTGATCCTCAGCCTGTTATTACTAAAGATAATGTTACAATGCAAATAGATACCGTTGTCTATTTTCAAATAACAGATCCTAAGTTATATGCTTATGGTGTTGCAAACCCAATCAATGCTATTGCAAATTTAACCGCCACTACTCTCCGTAACCTTATTGGTGAATTGGAGCTTGACCAAACATTAACTTCACGTGATACAATCAACCAACAAATGAGATTGATTCTTGATGAAGCTACTGATCCTTGGGGAATAAAAATAAATCGTGTCGAATTAAAGAACATTTTACCTCCACGCGATATCCAAGAAGCTATGGAAAAACAAATGCGTGCTGAACGCGAAAAACGTGAAGCTATTCTCCGTGCTGAAGGTGATAAGCAATCTCAAATTTTAACTGCCCAAGGTGAAAAGGAAAGTACTATTCTTCGTGCTGAAGCTAAAAAAGTTGCAATGATTAAAGAAGCTGAAGGGCGTGCTGAAGCATTATTAAAACAATATGAAGCTGAAGCTCAAAGCATTCGACTCATCAATGATGCTAAAGCTTCTAATGAATATCTTACCTTAAAAGCATTTGAAAGCTATACAAAATTAGCTGATGGTAAAAGCACTAAATTAGTTGTTCCAAGCGATTTAGGCAATTTAGTTTCAACTGTCGCTACAATTGCTGAAACAGCTAAAAAAACTGATACACAAGATAAATAAT
The DNA window shown above is from Firmicutes bacterium CAG:345 and carries:
- a CDS encoding putative uncharacterized protein (product inferred by homology to UniProt) yields the protein MDGFLIFIIVIVCIIAIVAIIALITSVKIINQSTTAIVQRLGRYHRTLEAGPHMIVPFIDRVYKKISLKEQVADFDPQPVITKDNVTMQIDTVVYFQITDPKLYAYGVANPINAIANLTATTLRNLIGELELDQTLTSRDTINQQMRLILDEATDPWGIKINRVELKNILPPRDIQEAMEKQMRAEREKREAILRAEGDKQSQILTAQGEKESTILRAEAKKVAMIKEAEGRAEALLKQYEAEAQSIRLINDAKASNEYLTLKAFESYTKLADGKSTKLVVPSDLGNLVSTVATIAETAKKTDTQDK
- a CDS encoding unknown (no significant homology to UniProt), with the protein product MSENLENYKKKEERIKQYFYEYNQSIRELILSGEDANSLLFHDFLKDLKPDEINLLKKNTFPSIARLNVLNAIYSVSILSVEDRRLLKEVFIRPNESDWWKQYYTRSNYYRSRHRVVNAFYGLIN
- a CDS encoding putative integral membrane protein (product inferred by homology to UniProt), with the translated sequence MGLREIFITCYAVIFIIALLIELFTNEMVSIWFAIGAVFAIIFACIMPIPVWISIIAFVFFSGITLLVFCLFFRKKFFQKKKIHTNADSLIGKEFVLLENTINKKSTIKVNDVIWNCECEEDLPAGTTVIILKIVGNHFIVKEKEKK
- a CDS encoding putative uncharacterized protein (product inferred by homology to UniProt), which translates into the protein MKNKFHIYNAENILLIEKDNLIQLSHFKMLIKDFIQDLDKDSLFGLELNDLCLKYHKESFDLIYSIFLNLYYYPYEKLNKVFPGIDEHKEFLLNLTDTFYDYYRTSIRFMLADKKIFSPNRTVTVLNHFSNIVISFYRQIYENIISSDQRIYRQLASGLNGAFIFEHIKIKNLPEELSFLSNIRPITSIIVQPPFLVNTTSNKREGTFFEDNTPITKKDMDLKHFYLLPLKIRDVLAYAYVHEKFISSIPGLGTLFRIADGSFLKNNKPKIIFLAGVNNATKPYYYQTNDKTFIGVLPALDKYDYFGYFKKMLLTLFNLTMINNNVLPIHGAGLSIHLRNGITKNVVILGDSGAGKSETIEAMKHLNDHLIADITTIYDDMGSFIKENGNIYTKGTEIGAFVRLDDLDKAYSLLSVDRAIFYNPEKTNSRVVVPISSFTTTITPFKVDLFLYANNYETSPTGIKIISNKDEAKKVFISGQRYAMKTTSEKGLVQTFFANPFGPMQEKEKTQKIIDDVFDTLYENKIPVGVLYTNLSNDNDESIIKAAKGLLSLIEN
- a CDS encoding aspartate/aromatic aminotransferase (product inferred by homology to UniProt), which gives rise to MKSFDILKISERARSSKLNLPLYNATAGMFFADDGNLMTYDSVRKTLEKISTTTNFAYPPSIGNGKFLDGLKSFVFGFDENLKDEFASVLTLGGTGALSLISDHVKSKNIILPRLLWTNYFSIFHIEKQDASFYELFSKESLKNALSSSLHKNDEPILVINDPAQNPTGYSMSEKEYEDLVDVVNNFSKDKKITLIFDVAYNDFGEDPSRPYRFADKFNENVQIYYTFSASKTFGIYSLRTGCLLFKKNENLLKSFNKIARSTYSCPPTIGNEIIYEISSNPELLNKFKQELKNSRSILVKRGEIAIKTLDELKISHLPYHFGFYISLYIEKNAYDVCDELESKNCFLVPMDEHHIRVAICSLPTNKIEPALKLLKEVLNEK